A single window of Granulicella sibirica DNA harbors:
- a CDS encoding ABC transporter permease yields the protein MFASLIQDIRFGLRQLRRSPGFTLTVVGVLALGIGANAAMFTVLDGTLLRRLPYRDPNQIVTLQTVTGKGDEQSVHILDIEQWQQRSKTLEGVAYYDQADGVLDAGLGEQDITKTAISANLLPLLGTAPALGRAFLPDEQLEGKGSVAILSNDLWRNVFHESPDIIGRAVRIDDAPFTVVGVMPARFALPVDTKTPQIWVPATVGAKQRARSYDAGWFRAIGRTRSGVSEAAAQRELSSIQGDNAKLYTDMAPDLTPSAVKLISYRKELTAKQRPALLALLGAVGMVWLIACANVANLMLARSTARRREMAVRGALGASAWRLARQMMVESLLLSLSGTAIGIGLAYATLRAFSKSLEASLATHIGTLPDTPVLLALLALSILSALVFGVAPALFGARVPIDQTLRSGGTQAGTGRGQHRAQSALVVAEIGLCLAMLVACGLLLRTVFALRNVPLGFRTDHVYVLTPKLPAYKYRGLDANTTVYKPLLDRIRAVHGVEAATITTVMPLSNGFHVNLTLNMGKGDSTSKPKPSVSATLKAAGPELQKVLGFQMAQGRFFNDQDTPDSQHVAVVNEAFVKSYVPDNGPLENFTVGGKEKGKGFKIVGVIRDFHQAGIDTPAVPEIDVCAPQMRKGDNFYQPTLSVRVQLAIRANRDASSLIPDLERVMRDVNPDLRASEVETMDQIVEDAMASRLLAAHLLEALGFLALGVALAGLYSLLAYLVTLRTREFGLRMALGAARGDILSLVMRQAGWMVGGGIALGVAVSLATTQLLKHFLFGVQARDIATVALAATLMIVVAAIAAYLPARRAAGIEPMDALRTE from the coding sequence ATGTTTGCTTCGCTTATCCAAGACATCCGCTTCGGCCTCCGCCAGCTTCGCCGCTCCCCCGGCTTCACGCTGACGGTCGTCGGCGTGCTCGCCCTCGGCATCGGCGCGAACGCGGCCATGTTTACCGTGCTCGATGGAACCCTCCTGCGCCGCCTGCCCTATCGCGATCCCAACCAGATCGTCACCCTGCAGACCGTCACCGGCAAGGGCGACGAGCAATCCGTACACATCCTCGACATCGAGCAGTGGCAGCAGCGAAGCAAGACTCTCGAAGGCGTCGCCTACTACGATCAAGCAGACGGTGTCCTCGACGCCGGCCTGGGCGAGCAGGACATCACTAAAACCGCCATCAGCGCCAACCTTCTCCCCTTGCTCGGCACAGCCCCCGCGCTTGGACGTGCCTTCCTTCCGGACGAGCAACTTGAAGGCAAGGGAAGCGTAGCAATCCTCAGCAACGATCTCTGGCGCAACGTCTTCCACGAGTCACCAGACATCATCGGCCGCGCCGTCCGCATCGACGACGCCCCCTTCACCGTCGTAGGCGTCATGCCCGCCCGTTTCGCCCTTCCCGTCGACACAAAGACCCCCCAAATCTGGGTTCCTGCAACCGTCGGAGCCAAACAGAGAGCACGCAGCTACGACGCGGGATGGTTCCGCGCCATCGGAAGAACACGCTCCGGGGTCTCCGAAGCTGCTGCCCAAAGAGAACTCAGCTCGATCCAGGGTGACAACGCCAAGCTCTACACCGACATGGCCCCCGATCTCACCCCATCCGCCGTGAAGCTCATCAGCTATCGCAAGGAGCTCACCGCGAAGCAGCGCCCCGCGCTGCTAGCCCTTCTCGGTGCGGTCGGCATGGTCTGGCTCATCGCCTGCGCCAACGTCGCCAATCTCATGCTCGCTCGCAGCACCGCACGCCGTCGTGAGATGGCTGTCCGTGGCGCTCTCGGCGCAAGCGCATGGCGTCTCGCCCGCCAGATGATGGTCGAAAGCCTCCTACTGAGCCTCAGCGGAACGGCCATCGGCATTGGCCTCGCCTACGCCACGCTCCGCGCCTTCAGCAAGTCCCTTGAAGCCAGCCTCGCCACCCACATCGGCACGCTTCCAGATACGCCGGTCCTCCTCGCTCTTCTGGCCCTCAGCATTCTCAGCGCCCTCGTCTTCGGAGTTGCTCCCGCCCTCTTTGGTGCACGCGTTCCCATCGACCAGACGCTCCGTAGCGGAGGCACACAGGCTGGCACCGGACGCGGCCAGCACCGTGCCCAATCCGCCCTCGTCGTCGCCGAGATCGGCCTCTGCCTCGCCATGCTCGTTGCCTGCGGTCTTCTCCTCCGCACCGTCTTCGCCCTTCGCAACGTTCCCCTCGGCTTTCGGACCGATCACGTCTACGTCCTCACCCCTAAGCTTCCCGCGTACAAATACCGTGGCCTCGACGCGAACACCACCGTCTACAAGCCCCTGCTCGATCGCATCCGTGCCGTCCATGGAGTAGAAGCCGCCACGATCACGACGGTTATGCCCCTCAGCAACGGCTTCCACGTCAACCTCACGCTCAACATGGGTAAGGGCGACAGCACCTCGAAGCCCAAGCCAAGCGTCTCCGCCACCCTCAAAGCCGCCGGCCCCGAGTTGCAAAAAGTTCTTGGCTTCCAGATGGCACAGGGCCGCTTCTTCAACGATCAGGACACACCCGACTCCCAGCACGTCGCCGTCGTCAACGAAGCCTTCGTCAAGAGCTACGTGCCGGATAACGGACCGCTCGAAAACTTCACGGTCGGTGGGAAGGAAAAAGGCAAAGGCTTCAAGATCGTCGGCGTCATCAGGGACTTTCACCAGGCAGGCATCGACACGCCCGCCGTCCCCGAGATCGACGTCTGCGCTCCTCAGATGCGTAAGGGCGACAACTTCTACCAACCCACTCTCTCTGTCCGCGTCCAACTGGCCATCCGCGCCAATCGCGATGCAAGCAGCCTCATCCCCGATCTCGAACGCGTCATGCGCGACGTCAACCCCGACCTCCGCGCCAGTGAAGTCGAGACCATGGATCAGATCGTCGAGGACGCCATGGCCAGCCGGCTTCTCGCGGCTCACCTCCTCGAAGCCCTCGGCTTCCTCGCACTCGGCGTAGCGCTCGCCGGCCTTTACAGCCTCCTCGCCTATCTCGTAACCCTGCGCACACGCGAGTTCGGCCTGCGCATGGCGCTCGGCGCGGCCCGTGGAGACATCCTCTCGCTCGTCATGCGGCAGGCCGGATGGATGGTCGGCGGAGGCATCGCCCTCGGAGTCGCGGTAAGTCTTGCGACAACGCAGCTTCTTAAACATTTTCTCTTCGGCGTCCAGGCTCGCGATATCGCTACGGTCGCTCTCGCTGCAACGCTGATGATCGTCGTTGCCGCCATCGCGGCTTACCTTCCCGCGCGGCGGGCGGCGGGGATTGAACCCATGGATGCTTTGCGCACAGAGTAG
- a CDS encoding TolC family protein, producing the protein MNIRNKLALAQIALLLTSSLEAQTSSSSPAPAPPEAPAPRGAQNQAVQGVAEANAKNGTTQSAATAARPALRLDIPHSYNPFAPYRASLVAPPNLANSPRIDQLVQNGELVLSLKDAIALSLENNLDLAIARYNIPIAEADIIRTQAGGSFRGVNTGIVQNTPGGGVGGFGSSSSGAGAGGTSGGAGGAGSGASGLVQSTLGTGTNVNSYDPVITASINTEHDTEPLSNTSIYGVQSLQLNTITGNFGYSQSFATGTTLQAIFDNNRQATNSPFSILNPTLNSNYRFLLQQQLLAGFGLGPNLRFLRIAKNNQKISDEAFRLQVITTITQIADMYWDLVAAYEDNQLKARSLTFAQETLDKGRKQLELQAIPAMDVLKDEAEVATREQDVSIAKSTLQFQELLIKNALTKNLDDPILEAMPVRPTDRIGLDQGQASGPTEDLIARALSDRIELSESGIDLENRRISRDAARNALLPQVALTGYYAGTGLAGVQNPAAGVTSTSPVGFGGALRTTFNNSAPDYYVGLSMNIPLRNRVAKSDQYRSELEARQAELRLQQLRKQIRIEVRNAQYALTQSEARVLSARKARDLAEKTFNITTKEQELGAGSQLQTLTARRDFDAAESTLVAAMTAYQKAKIELDRSIGTTLEQNAISIDSARTGVVASAAN; encoded by the coding sequence TTGAACATCCGCAACAAACTCGCACTTGCCCAGATCGCTCTTCTCCTCACCAGCAGCCTCGAAGCCCAGACCTCGTCCAGTTCCCCAGCCCCCGCCCCGCCTGAAGCCCCCGCTCCCCGGGGAGCCCAGAATCAGGCCGTCCAGGGCGTCGCGGAAGCCAACGCGAAGAACGGGACAACGCAGAGCGCTGCGACTGCCGCCAGGCCTGCTCTGCGCCTCGACATTCCGCACTCCTACAACCCGTTCGCGCCCTACCGAGCCTCGCTCGTCGCACCACCGAATCTCGCGAACTCCCCACGCATCGACCAACTCGTTCAGAATGGTGAACTCGTCCTCTCGCTCAAGGACGCCATCGCCCTCTCGCTCGAGAACAATCTCGACCTCGCTATCGCCCGCTACAACATCCCTATCGCTGAGGCCGACATCATCCGCACGCAGGCCGGTGGATCCTTCCGCGGTGTCAACACCGGCATCGTCCAGAACACCCCCGGAGGCGGCGTAGGCGGCTTCGGCTCCAGTTCAAGCGGCGCAGGTGCGGGCGGAACCTCGGGTGGCGCGGGTGGCGCGGGTTCAGGCGCATCCGGCCTCGTGCAGTCGACGCTCGGCACCGGAACCAACGTCAACTCCTACGACCCCGTCATCACCGCCTCGATCAACACCGAGCACGATACCGAGCCGCTCTCGAACACATCCATCTACGGTGTTCAGTCTCTGCAGCTCAACACCATCACCGGCAACTTCGGCTACTCGCAATCATTCGCCACCGGTACGACGCTGCAGGCCATCTTCGACAACAATCGCCAGGCCACCAACAGCCCGTTCAGCATCCTCAATCCAACGCTGAACTCGAACTATCGATTCCTCCTTCAGCAGCAACTGCTCGCAGGCTTTGGCCTCGGTCCAAACCTCCGCTTTCTCCGCATCGCGAAAAACAACCAGAAGATCTCGGACGAAGCCTTCAGACTCCAGGTCATCACTACGATCACCCAGATCGCCGACATGTATTGGGATCTGGTCGCCGCCTACGAGGACAACCAACTGAAAGCCCGCTCCCTCACCTTCGCGCAGGAGACCCTCGACAAGGGACGGAAGCAGCTTGAACTCCAGGCCATTCCGGCCATGGATGTCCTCAAGGATGAAGCTGAAGTCGCCACCCGCGAGCAGGATGTCTCCATCGCCAAGTCCACCCTCCAGTTCCAGGAACTGCTCATCAAGAACGCCCTTACTAAGAACCTGGACGACCCGATCCTCGAAGCCATGCCCGTCCGTCCCACCGACCGCATCGGCCTCGACCAGGGCCAGGCCTCCGGCCCCACCGAAGATCTCATCGCCCGCGCCCTTAGCGACCGCATCGAGCTCAGCGAGTCCGGCATCGATCTTGAAAACCGACGCATCAGCCGCGACGCAGCCCGCAACGCTCTCCTCCCGCAGGTCGCCCTTACCGGTTACTACGCTGGAACCGGACTCGCGGGCGTCCAGAACCCCGCCGCGGGCGTCACCTCCACCTCGCCTGTCGGCTTCGGAGGAGCCCTCCGCACCACCTTCAACAACAGCGCGCCCGACTACTACGTCGGCCTCTCGATGAACATCCCCCTGCGCAACCGCGTCGCCAAGAGCGATCAATACCGCTCCGAGCTCGAAGCCCGCCAGGCCGAGCTGCGCCTCCAGCAGCTTCGCAAGCAGATCCGCATCGAGGTCCGCAACGCTCAGTACGCCCTCACCCAGAGCGAGGCCCGCGTCCTCTCCGCGCGCAAGGCCCGCGATCTCGCCGAGAAGACCTTCAACATCACTACAAAGGAACAGGAACTTGGCGCCGGTTCTCAACTCCAGACCCTTACCGCCCGTCGCGACTTCGACGCCGCCGAGAGTACCCTTGTGGCTGCGATGACCGCATACCAGAAAGCTAAAATCGAACTGGACCGATCCATCGGCACCACGCTCGAACAGAATGCCATCTCCATCGATTCGGCCAGAACAGGTGTGGTCGCCAGTGCAGCAAACTGA
- a CDS encoding sigma-54-dependent transcriptional regulator, whose translation MAERSGNGAGKANGDSRLLVADDHPHVLEALELLLKPEGYGLKCVRTPALVLEALQFESFDGILLDLNYSRDTTSGQEGLDLVSKVHALEPQVPIIVMTAWGNIDLAVEAMRRGATDFIQKPWENARLLTVLNTQVELYRSQKQSRRLEAENQMLRMARTDGVPEMIASAPAMRPVVELISRIGPSDANVLITGEHGTGKEVVAQTLHRVSSRAARSLVAVNTGALSEGTFESEMFGHVKGAFTDAKTDRMGRFELADNGTLFLDEIANIPIRQQAKLLRVLETGELERVGSSRTRAVSVRVLSATNADLRAAVTAREFREDLLFRLNTVEIRLPALRERREDIPALAGHFLSRYATRYRKALRGVEPAALHAMMQYAWPGNVRELDHTMERAVLMARGTEVEVSDLGLNPQKAGTPAGLDEMSLEAVESLLIRKALGRAGGNVSHAADALGLSRGALYRRIEKYGL comes from the coding sequence ATGGCGGAGAGATCGGGCAACGGAGCAGGAAAGGCAAACGGGGATAGCCGCCTCCTCGTCGCCGACGACCATCCCCACGTTCTCGAAGCCCTAGAGCTCCTCCTCAAGCCCGAGGGCTACGGCCTCAAGTGTGTCCGCACCCCCGCGCTCGTACTCGAAGCGCTCCAGTTTGAAAGCTTCGACGGCATCCTCCTCGATCTCAACTACTCTCGCGACACCACCAGCGGCCAGGAGGGTCTCGATCTCGTCTCGAAGGTCCACGCCCTCGAACCCCAAGTTCCCATCATCGTTATGACCGCCTGGGGAAACATCGACCTCGCCGTCGAAGCCATGCGCCGCGGCGCCACCGACTTCATCCAGAAGCCGTGGGAGAACGCCCGGCTCCTCACCGTCCTCAACACCCAGGTCGAGCTCTACCGCAGCCAGAAGCAGTCCCGCCGCCTCGAAGCCGAGAACCAGATGCTCCGCATGGCCCGCACCGACGGCGTCCCCGAGATGATCGCAAGCGCGCCCGCCATGCGTCCCGTCGTCGAGCTCATCTCCCGCATCGGCCCATCGGACGCCAACGTCCTCATCACCGGCGAGCACGGCACCGGCAAGGAGGTCGTCGCCCAGACCCTCCACCGTGTATCCTCCCGCGCCGCCCGCTCGCTCGTCGCCGTCAACACCGGCGCGCTCTCCGAAGGCACCTTCGAGAGCGAGATGTTCGGCCACGTCAAGGGTGCCTTCACCGACGCCAAAACCGACCGCATGGGCCGCTTCGAGCTCGCCGACAACGGCACCCTCTTCCTCGACGAGATCGCCAACATCCCTATCCGCCAGCAGGCCAAGCTCCTCCGCGTCCTCGAAACCGGCGAGCTCGAACGCGTCGGCTCATCCCGTACCCGCGCCGTAAGCGTCCGCGTCCTGTCCGCAACCAACGCCGACCTCCGCGCCGCCGTCACCGCCCGCGAGTTCCGCGAAGACCTCCTCTTCCGCCTCAACACCGTCGAGATCCGCCTTCCCGCCCTCCGCGAGCGTCGCGAAGACATTCCCGCGCTGGCCGGACACTTCCTCTCCCGTTACGCCACCCGCTACCGTAAGGCCCTGCGCGGCGTCGAACCCGCCGCCCTCCACGCCATGATGCAGTACGCGTGGCCCGGCAACGTCCGCGAGCTCGACCACACCATGGAGCGCGCCGTCCTGATGGCCAGAGGAACCGAGGTTGAAGTCAGCGACCTGGGCCTCAACCCGCAAAAAGCAGGAACCCCCGCCGGCCTCGACGAGATGAGCCTCGAAGCCGTCGAGAGCCTGCTCATCCGCAAGGCTCTCGGCCGCGCCGGTGGCAACGTCAGCCACGCCGCCGACGCTCTCGGTCTCAGCCGGGGAGCCCTCTACCGCCGAATCGAAAAGTATGGCCTCTAG
- a CDS encoding sensor histidine kinase, with amino-acid sequence MASSRRRVALGPRGKRLSFERRLRQKLWLMGVPAFLLCFFFLRSEGIAALLAVLATVALGWALVVSLVMESISRPLQTLANVIAALREDDFSFRARGGRRNDAIGDLAIEVNALASMLQAQRGSALDAVALAERVMSAMQTPVLAFDGNGRVQMLNNAAERVFGLRMGEAVGRRGVDLGLDSLLLPAEEESITLGSSTTGARWVVNRTSFRMRGIPHILVVLSEVSSALREEERNAWRRLVRVMGHEINNSLTPIKSIAGSLRARLAKSSDPGLEDLERGLGVIENRAESLNRFLQAYRQLSGLPKPRLKRISVALLVERVAHLEHGMKVQIDPGPEVFLFIDEDQVQQALINLVKNAVEASIGPDMGARKPIVCVGWQVERGAVSIYVVDNGPGITNPDNLFVPFYTTKPEGTGIGLALALQIAEGHQGTVRLSNREDEPGCRAELRLPAA; translated from the coding sequence ATGGCCTCTAGCCGCCGCCGGGTAGCCCTCGGTCCACGCGGCAAGCGCCTCAGCTTCGAACGTCGTCTCCGCCAGAAGCTCTGGCTCATGGGCGTCCCCGCCTTCCTCCTCTGCTTCTTCTTCCTCCGCTCCGAAGGCATCGCGGCTTTGCTCGCCGTCCTGGCCACCGTCGCGCTTGGCTGGGCGCTGGTCGTCTCGCTCGTCATGGAGTCCATCAGCCGCCCGCTCCAGACCCTCGCCAACGTCATCGCCGCCCTCCGCGAGGACGACTTCTCCTTCCGCGCCCGTGGCGGCCGTCGTAACGACGCCATCGGCGACCTCGCCATCGAGGTCAATGCTCTGGCCTCCATGCTCCAGGCCCAGCGCGGCAGCGCCCTCGACGCCGTCGCCCTCGCCGAGCGCGTCATGAGCGCCATGCAGACTCCCGTCCTCGCCTTCGATGGCAACGGCCGCGTCCAGATGCTCAACAACGCCGCCGAGCGCGTCTTCGGCCTGCGCATGGGTGAAGCCGTCGGCCGCCGGGGCGTCGATCTCGGCCTCGACAGCCTCCTCCTGCCAGCCGAAGAGGAGTCCATCACCCTCGGCAGCAGCACCACCGGAGCCCGCTGGGTCGTCAACCGAACCAGCTTCCGCATGCGCGGCATCCCGCACATCCTCGTCGTGCTCTCGGAAGTCAGCTCCGCCCTCCGCGAAGAGGAGCGCAACGCCTGGCGTCGCCTCGTACGCGTCATGGGCCACGAGATCAACAACTCCCTCACCCCCATCAAGTCCATCGCCGGGAGTCTCCGCGCGCGCCTCGCCAAATCGAGCGACCCCGGCCTCGAAGACCTCGAACGCGGCCTCGGCGTGATCGAAAACCGCGCCGAATCCCTCAACCGCTTTCTCCAGGCCTACCGTCAACTCTCCGGCCTGCCAAAGCCCCGCCTCAAGCGCATCTCCGTGGCCCTCCTCGTCGAGCGCGTCGCCCACCTTGAGCACGGCATGAAGGTTCAGATCGACCCCGGCCCCGAGGTCTTCCTGTTCATCGACGAGGACCAGGTTCAGCAGGCCCTCATCAACCTCGTCAAGAACGCCGTCGAAGCCTCGATTGGTCCTGACATGGGCGCGCGCAAGCCCATCGTCTGCGTCGGCTGGCAGGTCGAACGCGGAGCCGTCTCCATCTATGTGGTCGACAACGGCCCCGGCATCACCAACCCCGACAATCTCTTCGTGCCCTTCTACACCACCAAGCCCGAGGGCACGGGCATCGGCCTCGCCCTCGCCCTCCAGATCGCCGAGGGCCACCAAGGCACCGTCCGCCTCTCCAACCGCGAGGACGAGCCCGGCTGCCGCGCCGAACTTCGCCTTCCCGCCGCCTGA
- a CDS encoding cobyrinate a,c-diamide synthase — protein MKGFLVAGTASGVGKTTVTLALIAATRQRGLVVQPFKGGPDFLDTTHHTRISGSTSRNLDTWMLTPEANRAVLSEASAGADAVIVEGMMGLFDGKDGLTETGSSAEIAKLLGLPVILVLDASKSARSIAAVVLGFESFDLTLNLAGVILNRAASERHYQMLSTAIAASCRTPVLGWLPRDPAITIPERHLGLHAASEAPATEVLSLFAEAAEAHLELDRILALEFPLEARQSTSSETKTDPIRIGVARDDAFSFYYEDNLDLLRNAGATIISFSPLHDPHLPEDLDALYLGGGYPELHAEALSANTSMHENLRTFAAQGRPIYAECGGMIYLGRTLTTTDGEPHAMANLLDLAFEMTPKLNQFGYTTVELTQSNLLGPAGTVIRGHSFHYSRLTSPAPQKTSYEVTYSLASRKEPEGFTQGNILASYIHLHFRANPTIAPHFVEAARTARLVHA, from the coding sequence ATGAAAGGCTTCCTTGTAGCCGGAACCGCCAGCGGCGTCGGCAAGACCACCGTTACCCTCGCCCTCATCGCCGCCACGCGCCAGCGCGGCCTCGTCGTCCAACCCTTCAAGGGAGGTCCCGACTTCCTCGATACCACCCATCACACCCGCATCTCCGGCAGCACCTCCCGCAACCTCGACACCTGGATGCTCACCCCCGAGGCAAACCGCGCCGTCCTCTCCGAAGCGAGCGCGGGAGCCGACGCCGTCATCGTCGAGGGCATGATGGGTCTCTTCGACGGGAAAGATGGTCTCACCGAGACCGGCAGCAGCGCCGAGATCGCCAAACTCCTAGGCCTCCCCGTCATCCTCGTCCTCGACGCATCGAAGAGCGCCCGCAGCATAGCCGCCGTCGTCCTTGGCTTCGAGTCCTTCGATCTCACCCTCAACCTGGCCGGCGTCATCCTCAACCGCGCAGCTAGCGAGCGCCACTACCAGATGCTCTCCACCGCGATCGCCGCCTCCTGCCGCACCCCGGTCTTAGGCTGGCTTCCCCGCGACCCAGCCATCACGATCCCCGAGCGCCACCTCGGTCTGCACGCGGCCTCTGAAGCTCCAGCAACGGAAGTGCTGAGCCTCTTTGCCGAAGCAGCAGAAGCGCACCTCGAACTTGACCGAATCCTGGCTCTCGAGTTTCCGCTCGAAGCTCGGCAGTCTACGTCATCTGAGACCAAAACAGACCCAATCCGAATCGGCGTAGCCCGCGACGACGCCTTCAGCTTCTACTACGAAGACAACCTCGACCTCCTCCGCAACGCGGGCGCAACAATCATCTCCTTCAGCCCCCTGCACGATCCTCATCTCCCAGAAGACCTGGACGCCCTCTACTTAGGCGGAGGCTACCCCGAACTCCACGCCGAAGCCCTGAGCGCCAACACATCCATGCACGAAAACCTCCGAACCTTCGCCGCGCAAGGCCGCCCTATCTACGCCGAATGCGGAGGCATGATCTACCTCGGCCGCACCCTCACCACAACCGACGGCGAGCCACACGCCATGGCCAATCTCCTCGATCTGGCGTTCGAGATGACCCCCAAGCTGAACCAATTCGGCTACACCACAGTCGAACTCACCCAATCCAACCTCCTCGGCCCAGCGGGCACCGTAATCCGAGGCCACAGTTTCCACTACTCCCGCCTCACCTCTCCCGCACCGCAGAAAACAAGCTACGAAGTCACCTACTCCCTCGCTAGCCGCAAAGAGCCGGAAGGCTTCACTCAGGGCAACATCCTCGCTAGCTACATCCACCTTCACTTCCGCGCCAACCCAACCATCGCCCCACACTTCGTAGAAGCCGCACGAACAGCACGCCTGGTGCACGCATGA
- the cobU gene encoding bifunctional adenosylcobinamide kinase/adenosylcobinamide-phosphate guanylyltransferase — protein MQDSSSHNRQGSVTLVLGGVRSGKSRYAQRLAGHLDEGRTPVVFVATASAVDDEMRRKIDRHREDRPTHWRTIEEPLELARVITETEADILLIDCLTIFAASLMDAGTEDVRDATEPRIEALIEALANAPCRVILVSNEVGSGVVPAYPMGRRYRDLLGEINQRVARIADDVILMVAGLPLALKGHIEVMG, from the coding sequence GTGCAGGACTCGTCTTCTCACAACCGTCAGGGCAGCGTCACGCTTGTTCTCGGCGGCGTCCGCAGTGGCAAGAGCCGCTACGCCCAGCGCCTCGCCGGGCATCTCGACGAAGGCCGCACCCCCGTCGTCTTCGTCGCCACCGCATCCGCGGTCGACGACGAGATGCGCCGCAAGATCGACCGCCACCGCGAAGACCGCCCCACCCACTGGCGCACCATCGAAGAGCCCCTCGAACTCGCTCGCGTCATCACCGAAACCGAAGCCGACATCCTCCTCATCGACTGCCTCACCATCTTCGCCGCCAGCCTGATGGACGCCGGCACAGAAGACGTCCGCGATGCCACGGAACCTCGGATTGAGGCTCTCATCGAAGCCCTCGCCAACGCCCCCTGCCGCGTCATCCTCGTCTCGAACGAGGTCGGCAGCGGCGTCGTCCCCGCCTACCCCATGGGCCGCCGCTACCGTGATCTTCTCGGCGAGATCAACCAGCGCGTAGCCCGCATCGCCGACGATGTCATCCTCATGGTCGCCGGTCTTCCCCTCGCCCTCAAGGGCCACATCGAGGTGATGGGATGA
- a CDS encoding ABC transporter substrate-binding protein: MKTKLLLLLTLLALSLQAHATRTVTDETGRAVQVPDHPHRIISLVPSVTDAVYSIGAGDDVVAVSDYVQYPAEAKKKPSVGSILTPSLETIVSLHPDLLLAMKTQNGEGSVEKFRQLGIPIFLIDPHGIDGIFRSILSLGDALNRRPQADAEVASLRQRLAAVRAGAQGKPVVTVFLPVWYDPVITIGHGAFITEMIAAAGARSVTADIPQEWPHISIEAVIARAPDALLLTRGGKVTLELLKTLPGWQSMPAVTQAKVFYVDKRMDFASPVAFDALEDLAKQFHP, encoded by the coding sequence ATGAAGACCAAACTCCTCCTACTCCTTACGCTTTTAGCACTAAGCCTTCAGGCCCACGCCACCCGCACCGTCACCGACGAGACCGGTCGCGCCGTCCAGGTCCCCGACCATCCTCACCGCATCATCTCCCTCGTCCCCAGCGTCACCGACGCCGTCTACTCCATCGGAGCCGGAGACGACGTCGTCGCCGTCAGCGACTACGTCCAGTACCCCGCCGAAGCCAAAAAGAAACCATCCGTAGGCTCCATCCTCACGCCGTCCTTAGAGACCATCGTCTCCCTTCACCCCGACCTCCTCCTCGCCATGAAGACCCAGAACGGCGAAGGCTCCGTCGAAAAGTTCCGCCAGCTCGGCATACCCATCTTCCTCATCGACCCCCACGGCATCGACGGTATCTTCCGCTCCATCCTCTCGCTCGGCGACGCCCTCAACCGCCGCCCCCAGGCCGACGCCGAAGTCGCCAGCCTCCGCCAGCGCCTCGCCGCCGTACGCGCCGGCGCGCAGGGCAAGCCTGTCGTCACTGTGTTCCTCCCCGTCTGGTACGACCCCGTCATCACCATCGGCCACGGAGCCTTCATCACCGAGATGATCGCCGCCGCCGGAGCCCGTTCCGTCACCGCCGACATCCCGCAGGAGTGGCCCCACATCAGCATCGAGGCCGTCATCGCCCGCGCCCCCGACGCGCTCCTTCTCACCCGCGGAGGCAAGGTCACCCTCGAACTCCTAAAGACGCTTCCCGGCTGGCAGTCCATGCCCGCCGTCACCCAGGCAAAGGTCTTCTATGTCGACAAGCGCATGGACTTCGCCAGCCCCGTAGCCTTCGACGCCCTCGAAGACCTCGCCAAACAATTTCATCCGTAA
- a CDS encoding ABC transporter ATP-binding protein → MIELKSLERSYKTGSTENWVLRRVNLNIRQGEFVTFMGPSGAGKSSLLNVIAMLDDGWRGEYFLAGEAVHAMNRKQRADIARRRIGMVFQSYHLLDDLTVAENIDLPLSYKNIGKSERQGLVADTLDRFNIVGKKDLYPNQLSGGQQQLVGIARAVIHRPDLLLADEPTGNLHSAQATEIMELFRKLNDEGTTIIQVSHSEVNAAYGTRTIELRDGWIFSDTAGVTETAGVTA, encoded by the coding sequence ATGATTGAGCTAAAAAGTCTCGAACGCAGTTACAAAACCGGCTCCACGGAAAACTGGGTCCTTCGTCGCGTCAACCTGAACATCCGCCAGGGTGAATTTGTAACCTTCATGGGTCCATCCGGAGCAGGGAAGAGTTCGCTCCTCAACGTCATCGCCATGCTCGACGACGGATGGCGCGGCGAGTACTTCCTCGCCGGTGAAGCCGTCCACGCCATGAACCGCAAGCAGCGCGCCGACATCGCCCGCCGCCGCATCGGCATGGTCTTCCAGAGCTACCACCTGCTCGACGACCTCACCGTCGCCGAGAACATCGACCTGCCTCTCTCCTACAAGAACATCGGCAAGTCCGAGCGCCAGGGCCTCGTCGCCGACACCCTCGACCGCTTCAACATCGTCGGCAAGAAAGACCTCTATCCCAACCAGCTCTCCGGCGGCCAGCAGCAGCTTGTCGGCATCGCCCGCGCCGTCATCCACAGGCCCGATCTCCTCCTCGCCGACGAGCCCACCGGCAACCTCCACTCCGCCCAGGCCACCGAGATCATGGAGCTCTTCCGCAAGCTCAACGACGAAGGCACCACCATCATCCAGGTCAGCCACTCGGAGGTGAACGCCGCCTACGGCACACGTACCATCGAGCTTCGCGACGGGTGGATCTTCTCGGATACCGCAGGCGTCACCGAGACCGCGGGGGTGACGGCTTGA